GTCGAGCACATGCACACCAGCGGGATCGTCGGCGCCGTCGTCGATGCGGGCCGCGATTCCGGTCCTGTTTGGGTTCTGACGTGGCGGCAGGACCGACGGCCGGTGCCAGCAGCTCAGCGCGGTTCCGGCGATGATGTTGCCGACTTGGGGGCGCCAGGCCGACTGAGCGCGTGAGGCCGGGATGGCGATGCGCCCCAAGGGGAATCCGAACGGGTGGTAGATCACGACGCACCATGCGAAGTCATCACCGGGAACACCGTTGCCATCCGCGGTCACGATCAGGCCCTCGACGTAGCCACCGAATGCGTCCAGTGTTTCCAACGGGGTGGGCAGGTCGCTGCGGTAGGTGAGCCCGGTGGCTTGCAAGCGACTCAGCGCCTCGCACAACTCGGGCGGGCCGTAGCCGTTCGCCGCGGTGCCGCGGGCGAACATCATCAACGGAAAAGCGGTGCGCAGGAACCGGTTCTTATGCCGGCGGTTGGGTTCAATGCGCCACGGCTCGGACAGCACGACGAAGACTTGCCGGAAGGGCAGTCGGACATCGACTTCGTCGGGCAGGGCGCGAGCGTCGGGGAACGACGTTGAGTGCTCGGCGGGCAACCAGAACGGAACCGCAACGTCCTCGGTATGCCACAGCTGACTGAAGGTGCTGCGTCGATACCAGTACGCCAGGTCGGTGGCGTCCGCCGGGTGGGGGATCATCGGCGCGTGCCGCCACGGTGTCACGATCACCGCATCGGGACGCAGCGACGGGCCAGGGAAGGCGGTCGTGGGCAGCTGTGGGGCTCCGGTCGTGGTCGCGCCGAGCTGAGCGCGTAGTTCCGGCGCGTCGCTGGTGTCGGTGGGCAGCCCCATCCACGGCGGGACGGCCCAGGTCCAGATCGCTTCCGGATGCTCATGCAACGCGAAGGACCGCGCATAGAGCGCATAGGACTCGTCGTCGGATTCCGTTTCCGGCGGAACCCAGCCCTTCAGCGAAACGGTACGAGTTGACTGGAGTTCGGTTCCCACCTGCTTGCGGTACCAGAGACCGAGGAACTCCGGCGAAGCGTTCTCGTGCACCGCCGGGAACTTGACTCGGATCCCCGCCCGGGACGCGTCGTCGACGACCTGATGACCACTGGACGCTCGCTCCAGGCCTTCATCAGCGGCGCGTACCTCACGTAGCGCGGCTTCCAGCCTGTCCACGGTTCGCGCCGCAGCTGCCGTCTGCTTGCTCGCGTCGTCCTGAATCATGCGCAACCGCCGCGCGGTGAGTTCGCGTTCCTCAGCCAGACGTGCGCGGGCGGCGCGGGCTTGAGCAGCACGGTCCTTGGCTGTCGCGGCCCGCTGGACTTCAGCCTCGATCTCATCGCGCAACCGCTTGATCTCGGCGGATTGTGCCCTGGCCTCCCGATTGGCCCTGGCGCGTTTGTGCTTTCCCCTCATGCCGTCTCGTCCTCGTTCAACGCCTCAGAGAAAGCCGAAATCGCGTCTCGAAACGCTTCCTCGACCGCACGTTTCGCCGCATGCGTCCTGGGATCCGCCTCGCCCAACCCGGCGACCTGGACGCGGGTCCACAGCCTGCACGCAGCCACCGTGAGTTCCTCCGCCACCGCCATAGCCTGCTCGACGCTGGTCCGGCAGGACTGAGTCCCCGGTGAGACACCCGCGTCACGATCATGTCGAATCAGCGCGATCCCCCGCAGATACACCTCGCGCTGATCGCCCTCCCTATCGTCGGAGACCCGCTGCTTCCGCAACGCCTGAAGTTGAGCGTTCAGCTCACGAACAGTCTTGTGCCCATCAGCGCCGTCGCCCTGCCCCACGCCTGCCATCCCCTCCTCGTGCTCCAGCGGCCACGCCACGATCATGTAACCGCAGTAATGGAGCTCGGCTCCAGCTTCTGCCAGTGCCTATAGGAGATCGCCAGAAATCCGCAGAGCCTCGCCGGGGAACCACGGGGCAGGCGGCACCCGGACGACACCGATGACGCCCACGAAGTAAATCGTGGTGGACCGGACAGCGCCTCACGTCCGCCTCATGAGGCCCGCGTGCGCACGGAAGACCCGATGTAGGGGACCCGAGTGTGCCTTTGCCTGGCCAAGCCGGGCGACGATGGCCGCAAGGGGGAACCACTGCTGGAGCTGCGCCCCGGACGCCGTGTCCGCCGCGTTGCGGGACATGGAGGGCGTTGTTTACCGTCGCGGACTCCGCGTCAGTGCGTGTCCACGACATCTCCACCGCCGGCGTTCCCGCGAACCACGGCGATTCAAGCCCAGCGCCCATCCACATTCTTGCCCGGCGCCTGGTCACTGCGACGAGCACGGCAAGGTCGCGGTGACCACGGCGGCCGAGAACGGGTTGAGCACTGGTGGCGCACCGGAAATCCTCCGTGGCCTGTCATGGTGTGGATGCCCGAGACACCGGGGACTACCTCGACGCCATCGTTCAAGCCCCTGGTATCCCCAATTTTATCTACTCGCCTACCGGGACCGCAACGCGGCGAAGCCTGCGGCACCGATGGTCCGAGCTCAGCGCGTCCCGGAAATCGCTGCGGATCGCCAACACGATCCTCACCCTCGATCCAGACCTCGTCTTCGACACCCCGAAAACCGGCTCGGCTTCCGGAAACTGCCCCTCGACGCCGACACTCGCCTCGTCCTCGAGGAACACCGAGAGCACAAGAAGGGGTCGCGCGCGAAAGCCGGAAACCCCTAGCGTGAGCACGACCTGATCTTCTGCACCGATCGCGGTGAAACGTTGGACCCGAACCATGTGTCGAACCGGTTTCAGATACTGGATCGCCAAGCTCGACCTACCCCCAATTCGGCTGCACGAACCGCGGCACGGGGCGGCAATGTTGGTATTGGCGGGCAGGGGTGCTGATGAAGGTGGTGCAGGAAATGCTCGGCTGCAAGACGTTGGCGATCACGTCAGACCTCTACACGTCGATGCTGCCGCAGCTGGGCATCGAGGCCGCCGCGAGGTGTCGCCATCCAGTCCTGCACTCGTGGTCACCCACAGGCCACCCACAAGATCATTTTTCCACCTTCCGATGACCCGGAGGATGGAAAAACCCAGGTCAGAGAGGTGTCAGTGGTGCCCCCGGTGCGACTCGAACGCACACTGGACGGATTTTGAGTCCGCTGCCTCTGCCGATTGGGCTACGGGGGCGTGCCGTGAAGCAGTCTACGTGGCGGTGCTGATCATATCGGACGGGGTGCGGGGGTGGGCGTGCGGCCGACGTTGGTGGTGGTGAGCGGGCCGGCGGGGGCGGGGAAGACGACGTTGGCGCATGAGCTGGCGCGGCGAGTGGGGTGTCCGGCGGTGTGCCGGGACGAGATCAAGGAGGGGATGGTGCACGCGGCGCCGGGTGCGGACAGGGACGAGCTGAACAAGAAGGCGTTGCCGGTGTTCTTCGGGGTGGTGGAGCAGCTGCTGCGCGCGGGGGTGACGGTGGTGGCGGAGGCGGCGTTCCAGGATCGGGTCTGGCGGCCGCGATTGGAGCCGCTGCAGGGCCTGGCGGACGTCAAGGTCGTGCACTGCGTGGTGGACGCGGAGCTGGCTATGGAGCGGCGGGTGCGGAGGTGGCGGGAGAACCCGGTGCGGCGCGCGCACGAGGACGAGCCGGTGGACCTCGGGCCGTTCGACCGGGTCAGGGTGGATGGGCCGTGGATGGAGGTGGACACGACGGACGGGTATCGGCCGGGGCTTGACAAGGTGGTCGCGTTCGTCGGGTTGCGAGGGCCGGAGCGGGACTGAAACGATCAGGATCGAGTGGCGTTTACGTGATCGTCCCGCTGGTAACTACCCACTCGGCAACGCCACCCTGAGGAGACGACATGCAGCCGTGGCCGGGTCAGTCCTATCCGCTGGGTGCGAGCTACGACGGCACTGGCACGAACTTCGCCCTGTTCTCCAGTGTCGCCACGAAGGTCGAGCTCTGCCTCTTCGACGAGTCGGGCGCGGAGACGCGGGTGCGGTTGCACGAGGTGGACGCCTTCGTGTGGCACGGCTACCTGCCGCACGTGGTGCCGGGGCAGCGCTACGGCTACCGGGTGCACGGCCCGCACGAGCCCGAGAACGGGTTGCGGTGCAATCCGGCGAAGCTGCTGCTGGACCCGTACGCGAAGGCGGTGGACGGGCAGCTGGAGTGGCACGAGGCGCTGTTCGACTACCGCTTCGACGATCCGGACGAGCTCAACGAGCTGGACTCGGCGCCGTACGTGCCGAAGGCGGTGGTGATCAACCCGTTCTTCGACTGGTCGGAGGACCGGGCGCCGCGGACGCCGTACCACAAGTCGGTGATCTACGAGGCGCACGTGCGCGGACTGACGATCGACCACCCGGACATCCCGATGGAGCTGCGCGGCACGTACGCGGGCCTGGCGCACCCGGTGATGATCGACTACCTGACGAAGCTCGGGGTGACGGCGGTCGAGCTGATGCCGGTGCACCAGTTCATCCCGGAGCACTCGCTGGTGGAGCGCGGGCTGACGAACTACTGGGGCTACAACACGCTCGGCTACTTCGCGCCGCACGACGCCTACGCCTCGCAGACGATGCAGGGCAGCCAGGTGCAGGAGTTCAAGGCGATGGTGCGTTCACTGCACCAGGCGGGCATCGAGGTCATCCTGGACGTGGTCTACAACCACACCGCGGAGGGCAACCACCTCGGCCCGACGCTGAGCCTGCGCGGGATCGACAACACGGCGTACTACCGGCTGGTCGAGGACGACCCGCGCTACTACATGGACTACACGGGCACGGGGAACTCGCTCAACGCCCGCGATCCGCACACGTTGCAGCTGATCATGGACTCGTTGCGGTACTGGGTCACGGAGATGCACGTGGACGGGTTCCGGTTCGACCTGGCCTCGACGCTGGCGCGCGAGTTCTACGACGTGGACCGGCTGAGCGCCTTCTTCGACATCGTGCAGCAGGACCCGATCATCAGCCGCGCCAAGCTGATCGCGGAGCCGTGGGACGTCGGCCCCGGCGGCTACCAGGTGGGCAACTTCCCTCCACTGTGGACGGAGTGGAACGGGAAGTACCGGGACACGGTGCGCGACTTCTGGCGCGGGGAGCCCGCGACGCTGGGCGAGTTCGCCTCGCGGATCACGGGTTCGTCGGACCTGTACCAGGACGACGGGCGCAAGCCGTTCGCCTCGATCAACTTCGTGACGGCGCACGACGGCTTCACGATGGCGGACCTGGTCGCCTACAACGAGCGGCACAACGAGGACAACGGCGAGGACAACAACGACGGGCACTCCGACAACCGGTCGTGGAACTGCGGGGTGGAGGGTCCGACGGACGACGAGGGCGTGAACGCCTTGCGGCGCAGGCAGGTCCGCAACTTCATCGCCACGCTCGCGGTGTCCCAGGGCGTGCCGATGCTCTCGCACGGTGACGAGATCGGGCGGACGCAGCGCGGCAACAACAACGCCTACTGCCAGAACAACGAACTAAGCTGGGTGGATTGGAAGCGTGCGGCGGAGCACGAGGACCTGTACGAGTTCACGTCCTCGATGCTGACGTTGCGACGCACGCACCCCGTGTTCCGCAGGCAGCGGTTCTTCCGGGGGCGTCCGTTGCGGCGCGGGGACGAACTGCGGGACATCGCCTGGTTCACCCCATCCGGTCGCGAGATGACGGAAGAGGACTGGGAAGCCGGGTTCGGCAAGTGCGTCATCGTCTTCCTGAACGGCGAGGGACTGACGGACCGGGACGAACGCGGTGAGCTGGTCACCGACGACTCGTTCCTGTTGTGCTTCAACGGACATGACGGGGAGATCGAGGTGACCGTGCCTGACGGCGGCTACGGCGAGGAGTGGGCGGTCGTGGTGGACACGGCCTCGGGCGAGGTGTTCGCGGACGACCGGTCCACGCCGAACCACGCGGTCCTGGGTGGGCAGCGGATCACGCTCGCGGACCGGTCCCTCGTCGTGTTGCAGCGCACCCGATGAGCCCGGCACCAAGCTCGACCTACCGCCTGCAGCTCGGTCCGGGTTGCACGTTCGCGGATGTGTCGGAGCTCGCGGACTACCTGGATCTCCTTGGTGCTGGGGCGGTGTACGCGTCGCCGGTGTTGCAGGCGGCGCCCGGCTCCACGCACGGCTACGACGTGGCCGACGCGACGCGGGTTTCCGAAGCGCTCGGTGGCGAGGACCAGCGGCGGCAGCTCGCGGAGCGGCTGCGCAAGCTCGGGATGGGCTTGGTCGTCGACGTGGTCCCGAACCACATGGGCGTGGCGAAGCCGGAGGCCAACGCCTGGTGGTGGGACGTGCTCAAGCACGGCCGGGATTCGGCGCACGCCAAGTACTTCGACATCGACTGGAGCCGCGGGCCGATCCTGATCCCGGTGCTGGGCAGCGACGACGCTGAGGACGACCTGCGCGTTGAGGACGATCGGCTCGTGTACTACGAGCACGCGTTCCCGCTCGCGCCGGGCACCGGTGAAGGGTCGGCGCGGGATGTGCACGCGCGCCAGCACTATCGGCTGGTGTCGTGGCGGCGCGCGTCGGCGGAGCTGACCTATCGGCGCTTCTTCGACATCAACGAGCTGGCCGCGGTGCGGGTGGAGGACCCGGAGGTTTTCGAGGCGGCGCATGCGGAACTGCTGCGATGGGTGGCCGCAGGCGAGGTCACGGGGCTGCGCATCGACCATCCGGACGGGCTGACGGCGCCGGGCGAGTACATGCGGCGGTTGCGCGCGGCAGCTCCGGAAGCGTGGCTCGTGGTGGAGAAAATCCTTGGGCCAGAAGAGGAACTGCCGCCGTCGTGGCCGGTGGACGGCACGACGGGGTACGAGGCGCTGCGCGAGGTCTGCGGGTTGTTCATCGACCCGGCCGGTGAAGCCGCGGTGACGGCGCTCGCCGCGGAGGCCGGGGTTCCGGTGAGCGTCCACGAGGTCGAGCACGGGTGCAAGCGCACTGCCGCGAACGTGATGCTGCGGGCTGAGGTCAAGCGGATCGCGCGGCTGCTGCGTGACGAGAACGCGGAAGCGGCGGTCGCGGAGCTGCTGGCCGCGTTCCCGGTGTACCGCAGCTACTTGCCGGAGGGCGACGGGCACCTCCAGGTGGCGGTGGAGACGGCGTGCCGGGCGCGGCCGGACCTGGCCGAGGTGATCGCCTCGATCGGCGAGCGGATGCGGGCGGAGCCGGAAAGCGAGCTGACGCAACGGGTTCAGCAGACCTCGGCGATGGTGATGGCCAAGGGTGTCGAGGACACCGCGGGCTACCGGCTGACCCGCTTCGCCGCGTTGAACGAGGTGGGCGGCGCGTTCGACCGGTTCGGCGTCGGCGTGGAGGAGTTCCACGCGAAGTGGTCGGCGCGGCAGGCGGGCTGGCCGAGCACGATGACCACACTGTCCACTCACGACACCAAGCGCTCCGAGGACGTCCGCGCGCGCCTCGCCGTGCTCAGCGAGATCCCGGAGGAGTTCGCCGCGGCGGTGCGGCGGTGGACCGCGCGCCGCCCGCTGCCCGAGCCGACGCTGAACCTGTTGGCGTGGCAGACGCTCGTCGGGGCGTGGCCGATCGACGCGGACCGGCTGGGCGGCTATCTGGCCAAGGCCGCCAAGGAAGCCAAGCTGCGCACGACGTGGGTCGACCCGGACGAGGCGTTCGACGAGCAGGTGCAGCAGTGGGTTCGCGATGTGCTGGCGGACGCGGAACTGCAGGCCGACCTGGAAAGGCTGCTGGAACTCGTTCGCACGCCGGGCTGGTCGAACTCCCTGGGGCAGAAGCTCCTCCAGCTCGCCGGGCCGGGTGTTCCCGATGTGTACCAGGGAACCGAGCTGTGGGACTACTCGCTGGTCGACCCGGACAACCGGCGGCCGGTGGACTTCGAGGCGCGCCGGATGTTGTTGCGGCGCCTGGACGCCGGCTGGTTGCCGGACCTGGACGAGCTGGGGTCGGCGAAGCTGCTCGTCACGGCGCGGACGTTGCGGTTGCGGCGGGATCGGCCGGAGCTGTTCAACGGGTACCGGGCGATGCGGGCTGAGGGTGTCGCGGCGCGGCACGCGGTGGCTTTCGCCCGCAGCAACGACTTGGTGGCCGTGGCGACCCGGTTGCCGTTGGGGCTCAACGCTTCGGGTGGCTGGGGTGACACGCGGTTGCCGTTGTTCGACGGCTCGTGGACCGATGTGATCACCGGGCGGGCCGTGGCGTCCCGCGCTCCGCTGCTGGCGGATCTGCTCAGCCCCTACCCTGTCGCACTGCTTGTGAGGAAACATGATTGAGGTCTGGGCCCCGGAGCGCGAGCGGGTGCGGGCGGTCGTGGGGGACGCGACCGTTGAGCTGCGGCGCGACGGCGACGGGTGGTGGCGCGGGGACGTGCCCGAGCACGGTGACTACGCGTTCCTGCTGGACGACGACCCGGCGGAACAGCCAGACCCGCGATCGCCGTGGCAGCCCAACGGGGTCTTCGGGCGGTCGAGGCGCTACGACCACGACGCCTTCGAGTGGACCGACCAGGACTGGACCGGGCGAGCGCTGCCGGGTGCGGTGATCTACGAGCTGCACATCGGCACGTTCACCGCCGAGGGCACCTTCGACTCCGCGATCGAACGCCTGGACCACTTGGTGGACCTGGGGATCGACCTCGTCGAGGTGATGCCGGTCAACGCCTTCGACGGGCCGCACGGGTGGGGCTACGACGGCGTGCTCTGGTACGCGGTGCACGAGCCCTACGGCGGGCCGGACGGGTTCAAGCGCTTCGTGGACGCCTGTCACCGGCGCGGGCTCGGCGTGCTGCTCGACGTGGTGCACAACCACCTGGGGCCGTCCGGGGCGAATCTGGAGCGCTTCGGGCCGTACTTCGCCGGGCAGAACATCTGGGGTGCCTCGCTGAACCTCGACGGGCCGGGCTCGGACGAAGTGCGGCGCTACGTGCTGGACAACGCGCTGGGCTGGTTGCGGGACTTCCACCTCGACGGGCTGCGGCTGGACGCGGTGCACGCCCTGGTCGACCGCAGCGCGACGCACCTGCTGGAACAGCTGGCCGAGGAGACGGACGCGCTCTCCGCGCACGTCGGCAGGCCGTTGTCGCTGATCGCCGAGTCCGACCTCAACGACGCGAAGCTGGTGACCTCGCGCGAGGCGGGCGGTTTCGGCCTTGGCGCGCAGTGGAGCGATGACCTGCACCACTGCCTGCACACGGCGCTAACCGGCGAACGGCAGGGCTACTACGCGGATTTCGGGTCGCTGGAGTCGTTGGCGAACACGCTGCGCGGAGTGTTCTTCCACGCGGGCACCTGGTCGTCGTTCCGGGGCCGCACGCACGGCAGACCGGTCGACACGCGGCGCCTGCCGGGCTACCGGTTCCTCGCGTACTCGCAGAACCACGACCAGATCGGCAACCGCGCCACCGGTGACCGTCTGACGGCGACGCTCTCCCCCGGTCTGCTGGGGTGCGCGGCGGCGATCGTGCTCGGCTCTCCGTACACGCCGATGTTGTTCATGGGTGAGGAGTGGGGCGCGAGCACGCCGTGGCAGTTCTTCGCCTCCTTCCCCGATCCGGGGCTGGCCGAGGCGGTGCGCACGGGACGGCGGCGGGAGTTCGGCGAGCACGGCTGGGGTGAGGCCGAGGTCCCCGATCCGATGGACACCGCGACATTCGAACGTTCGAAGTTGAGGTGGGAAGAAGCCCGAGAAGGACATCACCGCGAGCTGCTGGAGATCTACCGCGCCCTGATCCGGTTGCGCCGGGCACGGCCGGAGCTGACCGATCCGCGGCTGCACCTGCTGCGCGTGGACCACGACGAGGACGCCCGATGGCTGGTGCTGCACAGGGGATCGCTGCGCGTGGTGTGCAATCTCGGCGCCGAAGCCGTCGACATTCCGCTCCCCTCCGCCCGCGAGACGTTGCTCCAGAACGGTGAAGCGGTTCTCGACGGGGAAACACTTCGGCTCTCCGCCGAAACCTTCGTGATCGTCGAGTGCGATTGACGCGAGAAACACCCGTTCAGCTCCGCATCCCGCACTTGTGCAGGTAGCGCCCCCTGCCGATAAGAAGTCAAATGGTCCGGCAGTGTCGCGCCGCGCACGGATCAGGCATGATTCGTTGCCGATACGTGATGTACGGATCGCGGTCGGCGACGTCGGGAACGGATGAGAGGTCTCAATGAACTCACGGGGCCCGAAACCGCTTCCCGGCAAGGCTTGGCTGGCCTACCTGCTGATCGGTCTCGCCGGGGTCGGCGGCTACTACGTGATCCCGGCGGAGGAGGGCTTCGGCGTCTGGGGCCGCCTGCTCACCTACTGCCTGATCACCAGCTCCGCCGCGGTCGCGGTGTTCGTCGGGCTGTTCCGGTACCGGCCGCGGGTGTGGGTGCCGTGGTTGCTGCTCGGGCTGAGCCAGGTGGTCTACGCCAGCGCGGACGCGACCTTCTACATCTCGCACTACATCTTCGGCAAGACCGGGTTCCCCGGGTACGCCGACCCGATCTACATCAGCCACTACCCGCTGGTCGTGGCCGGTCTGCTGCTGCTGATCCGCAGGCGCAGCCCCGGCGGTGACCTGCCCGGGCTGCTCGACGCGGCCGTGCTCGCGGTCGTCGCGGCGATGCTGACCTGGCTGTACCTGATCGGGCCGCCGACGGTGTCGAACTCGCCCGCGCTGGTCAGGGCGTTCCTGATGACCTTCCCGCTGATGGACCTGGTCATGCTGGCCGTCGGCCTGCGGCTGCTGCTCGGGCCGGGGCAGCGCCCCGCCGCGTTCTCGCTGCTGTGCGCGAACCTGTTCGGGATCTTCGCGGCGGACACGATCTACAGCCTGATGCGGCTGGGCGAGAACTACTGGGTCGGCAACTTCATCGACGCGATCTGGCTGGCGGCCAACCTCGCGCTCGGGGCGGCGGCGCTGCACCCGACGATGACCCAGCTGGCCGACCGCGCGCCGACCGTGGACAAGCACCTGGGCCCGTCCCGGATCGCGGTGCTGATCGCCGCGGCCCTGGTGGCGCCGCTGACGCTGCTGGTGCAGAACGCCAACGGCTCGCTGCACGACGTCCCGGTGATCGCCATCGCGTGCGCGCTGCTGTTCCTGCTGGTCATCGCGCGGCTGGCGGATCTGGTCTCGGACCAGCGGCGGCTGGCCATCACCGATCCGCTGACCAAGCTGCACACCCGGCGCTTCTTCGAGGCGCAGCTGCCGCTGGAGGTCGGCAGGGCGCAGCGCAGCGAGAGCGCGTTCGCGGTGCTGATCATCGACGTCGACCACTTCAAGTCGATCAACGACCACTACGGGCACCCCGCGGGCGACCAGGCGCTGATCGAGATCGCCGAGCGGCTGCGCAAGGCCACCAGGGCCGGTGACGTGCTGGCCCGCTACGGCGGCGAGGAGTTCGCGCTGCTGGCCCGCGACACCGAGCTGGACGAGCTGCCCAGGATCGCCGAGCGGCTGCGGCACCAGGTGGCCAGCAGCCCGATCGCGGTGTCGGAGGAGACCTGGCTGGCGGTCACCGTGTCGGTGGGCATCGCGGCGTACCCGCTGCACGGAACGCGGCCGGACGAGCTGATCGCGATCGCCGACCGGGCGCTGTACTCCGCCAAGGCCAGGGGCCGCGACCGGGTGGTGATCGGCACCGCGCCGGAGCTTGGCCCCGGGCTCGGCGAGCACACGGGCATGATCGACTACCTCGGGCACCTGGCCGACGAGGTGGACGCGGTGCTGTCGACCTACGAGCACAGCAGGGCGATCGCGCGGTGGGCGCGGCTGCTGGCGGCCGAGCTGGGCCACGACGAGGCCGGGGTGCGCCGCGCGGAGCTGGCCGGGCGGCTGCACGACGTCGGCAAGATCGTCATCCCACCGGAGGTGCTGGCCAAGCCCGCGCGGCTGTCCGCGCAGGAGTGGGAGCTGATGCGGCAGCACCCGGACAGCGGCTACCGGATGGTCTCGGCGGTCCCCGGCTGCGAGGCGGTCGCGGAGATCATCCGTCAGCACCACGAGCGGCCGGACGGCACCGGCTACCCGCGGCGGCTGCGCGACTCCGAGATCACCATCGAGGCGAAGATCATCGCGGTGTGCGACGCGTGGGCGGCGATGCTGTCCGACCGCCCGTACCAGACGGCGCTGACCGAGGAGGAGGCCCGGCAGGAGCTGCGGCGCGGGTGCGGCACCCAGTTCGACCCGGCGGTGGTGAACCTGTTCCTGGAGCTGCAGGAGAAGGGCACCGTGGGCGATCTGCGGCGGCTCCGCTCGCACACCTCCGAGCGGCGGCAGACCAACGCCTAGACCAGCTCGCGGCGGAGGGCGGCGAGGTCGCGGGACATTCCCACGGCGACGGCGCCGACGAGCCGCCCGCGCGAGCGGTACTCGGCGAGGAAGCGGCCACCTGGAGCCGTCGCGACCAACTGTGACTCGTAGGCGGCACCGGTGTGGCCGACGGCCTGGAGCCGCCTGCCGTACAGGTGGGACCAGAACGACGGGATCGGAGCCGGTCCGCAGGGCAGCCCGAGCAGCGCGCGAGCCGCTCGCGCCGCCT
The window above is part of the Allokutzneria albata genome. Proteins encoded here:
- a CDS encoding AAA family ATPase, producing MGVRPTLVVVSGPAGAGKTTLAHELARRVGCPAVCRDEIKEGMVHAAPGADRDELNKKALPVFFGVVEQLLRAGVTVVAEAAFQDRVWRPRLEPLQGLADVKVVHCVVDAELAMERRVRRWRENPVRRAHEDEPVDLGPFDRVRVDGPWMEVDTTDGYRPGLDKVVAFVGLRGPERD
- the glgX gene encoding glycogen debranching protein GlgX, whose translation is MQPWPGQSYPLGASYDGTGTNFALFSSVATKVELCLFDESGAETRVRLHEVDAFVWHGYLPHVVPGQRYGYRVHGPHEPENGLRCNPAKLLLDPYAKAVDGQLEWHEALFDYRFDDPDELNELDSAPYVPKAVVINPFFDWSEDRAPRTPYHKSVIYEAHVRGLTIDHPDIPMELRGTYAGLAHPVMIDYLTKLGVTAVELMPVHQFIPEHSLVERGLTNYWGYNTLGYFAPHDAYASQTMQGSQVQEFKAMVRSLHQAGIEVILDVVYNHTAEGNHLGPTLSLRGIDNTAYYRLVEDDPRYYMDYTGTGNSLNARDPHTLQLIMDSLRYWVTEMHVDGFRFDLASTLAREFYDVDRLSAFFDIVQQDPIISRAKLIAEPWDVGPGGYQVGNFPPLWTEWNGKYRDTVRDFWRGEPATLGEFASRITGSSDLYQDDGRKPFASINFVTAHDGFTMADLVAYNERHNEDNGEDNNDGHSDNRSWNCGVEGPTDDEGVNALRRRQVRNFIATLAVSQGVPMLSHGDEIGRTQRGNNNAYCQNNELSWVDWKRAAEHEDLYEFTSSMLTLRRTHPVFRRQRFFRGRPLRRGDELRDIAWFTPSGREMTEEDWEAGFGKCVIVFLNGEGLTDRDERGELVTDDSFLLCFNGHDGEIEVTVPDGGYGEEWAVVVDTASGEVFADDRSTPNHAVLGGQRITLADRSLVVLQRTR
- the treY gene encoding malto-oligosyltrehalose synthase → MSPAPSSTYRLQLGPGCTFADVSELADYLDLLGAGAVYASPVLQAAPGSTHGYDVADATRVSEALGGEDQRRQLAERLRKLGMGLVVDVVPNHMGVAKPEANAWWWDVLKHGRDSAHAKYFDIDWSRGPILIPVLGSDDAEDDLRVEDDRLVYYEHAFPLAPGTGEGSARDVHARQHYRLVSWRRASAELTYRRFFDINELAAVRVEDPEVFEAAHAELLRWVAAGEVTGLRIDHPDGLTAPGEYMRRLRAAAPEAWLVVEKILGPEEELPPSWPVDGTTGYEALREVCGLFIDPAGEAAVTALAAEAGVPVSVHEVEHGCKRTAANVMLRAEVKRIARLLRDENAEAAVAELLAAFPVYRSYLPEGDGHLQVAVETACRARPDLAEVIASIGERMRAEPESELTQRVQQTSAMVMAKGVEDTAGYRLTRFAALNEVGGAFDRFGVGVEEFHAKWSARQAGWPSTMTTLSTHDTKRSEDVRARLAVLSEIPEEFAAAVRRWTARRPLPEPTLNLLAWQTLVGAWPIDADRLGGYLAKAAKEAKLRTTWVDPDEAFDEQVQQWVRDVLADAELQADLERLLELVRTPGWSNSLGQKLLQLAGPGVPDVYQGTELWDYSLVDPDNRRPVDFEARRMLLRRLDAGWLPDLDELGSAKLLVTARTLRLRRDRPELFNGYRAMRAEGVAARHAVAFARSNDLVAVATRLPLGLNASGGWGDTRLPLFDGSWTDVITGRAVASRAPLLADLLSPYPVALLVRKHD
- the treZ gene encoding malto-oligosyltrehalose trehalohydrolase — encoded protein: MIEVWAPERERVRAVVGDATVELRRDGDGWWRGDVPEHGDYAFLLDDDPAEQPDPRSPWQPNGVFGRSRRYDHDAFEWTDQDWTGRALPGAVIYELHIGTFTAEGTFDSAIERLDHLVDLGIDLVEVMPVNAFDGPHGWGYDGVLWYAVHEPYGGPDGFKRFVDACHRRGLGVLLDVVHNHLGPSGANLERFGPYFAGQNIWGASLNLDGPGSDEVRRYVLDNALGWLRDFHLDGLRLDAVHALVDRSATHLLEQLAEETDALSAHVGRPLSLIAESDLNDAKLVTSREAGGFGLGAQWSDDLHHCLHTALTGERQGYYADFGSLESLANTLRGVFFHAGTWSSFRGRTHGRPVDTRRLPGYRFLAYSQNHDQIGNRATGDRLTATLSPGLLGCAAAIVLGSPYTPMLFMGEEWGASTPWQFFASFPDPGLAEAVRTGRRREFGEHGWGEAEVPDPMDTATFERSKLRWEEAREGHHRELLEIYRALIRLRRARPELTDPRLHLLRVDHDEDARWLVLHRGSLRVVCNLGAEAVDIPLPSARETLLQNGEAVLDGETLRLSAETFVIVECD
- a CDS encoding diguanylate cyclase, yielding MNSRGPKPLPGKAWLAYLLIGLAGVGGYYVIPAEEGFGVWGRLLTYCLITSSAAVAVFVGLFRYRPRVWVPWLLLGLSQVVYASADATFYISHYIFGKTGFPGYADPIYISHYPLVVAGLLLLIRRRSPGGDLPGLLDAAVLAVVAAMLTWLYLIGPPTVSNSPALVRAFLMTFPLMDLVMLAVGLRLLLGPGQRPAAFSLLCANLFGIFAADTIYSLMRLGENYWVGNFIDAIWLAANLALGAAALHPTMTQLADRAPTVDKHLGPSRIAVLIAAALVAPLTLLVQNANGSLHDVPVIAIACALLFLLVIARLADLVSDQRRLAITDPLTKLHTRRFFEAQLPLEVGRAQRSESAFAVLIIDVDHFKSINDHYGHPAGDQALIEIAERLRKATRAGDVLARYGGEEFALLARDTELDELPRIAERLRHQVASSPIAVSEETWLAVTVSVGIAAYPLHGTRPDELIAIADRALYSAKARGRDRVVIGTAPELGPGLGEHTGMIDYLGHLADEVDAVLSTYEHSRAIARWARLLAAELGHDEAGVRRAELAGRLHDVGKIVIPPEVLAKPARLSAQEWELMRQHPDSGYRMVSAVPGCEAVAEIIRQHHERPDGTGYPRRLRDSEITIEAKIIAVCDAWAAMLSDRPYQTALTEEEARQELRRGCGTQFDPAVVNLFLELQEKGTVGDLRRLRSHTSERRQTNA